A region of Sugiyamaella lignohabitans strain CBS 10342 chromosome A, complete sequence DNA encodes the following proteins:
- the ENO1 gene encoding phosphopyruvate hydratase ENO1 (Enolase I, a phosphopyruvate hydratase; catalyzes conversion of 2-phosphoglycerate to phosphoenolpyruvate during glycolysis and the reverse reaction during gluconeogenesis; expression repressed in response to glucose; protein abundance increases in response to DNA replication stress; N-terminally propionylated in vivo; ENO1 has a paralog, ENO2, that arose from the whole genome duplication; GO_component: GO:0005737 - cytoplasm [Evidence IEA,IEA]; GO_component: GO:0005737 - cytoplasm [Evidence IDA] [PMID 11914276]; GO_component: GO:0000324 - fungal-type vacuole [Evidence IDA] [PMID 16565073]; GO_component: GO:0005739 - mitochondrion [Evidence IDA] [PMID 16962558]; GO_component: GO:0000015 - phosphopyruvate hydratase complex [Evidence IEA]; GO_component: GO:0000015 - phosphopyruvate hydratase complex [Evidence IDA] [PMID 6282834]; GO_component: GO:0005886 - plasma membrane [Evidence IDA] [PMID 16622836]; GO_function: GO:0016829 - lyase activity [Evidence IEA]; GO_function: GO:0000287 - magnesium ion binding [Evidence IEA]; GO_function: GO:0046872 - metal ion binding [Evidence IEA]; GO_function: GO:0004634 - phosphopyruvate hydratase activity [Evidence IEA,IEA]; GO_function: GO:0004634 - phosphopyruvate hydratase activity [Evidence IMP] [PMID 6282834]; GO_process: GO:0006094 - gluconeogenesis [Evidence IEP] [PMID 3313003]; GO_process: GO:0006096 - glycolytic process [Evidence IEA,IEA,IEA]; GO_process: GO:0006096 - glycolytic process [Evidence IMP] [PMID 6282834]; GO_process: GO:0032889 - regulation of vacuole fusion, non-autophagic [Evidence IDA,IMP] [PMID 16565073]), which translates to MAISKVHSRYVYDSRGNPTVEVELTTEKGTFRAIVPSGASTGVSEALELRDGDKTHWGGKGVLTAVSNVNNVIGPAVIKAQLDVKDQSAFDKFLNELDGTDNKSKLGANAILGVSLAASRAGAAEKGVPLYQHIAEIAGTPAPYVLPVPFQNVINGGSHAGGALAIQEFMIAPTGFTSFTDALRAGSEVYQQLKSLTKKKYGTSAGNVGDEGGVAPDIQDAHEALDLIVAAIEAAGYTGKISIAIDAASSEFYHEDAEKYDLDFKNPESDKSKWLTGEQLADYYIQLIEKYPIISLEDPFAEGDWAAWQKFYPRVAGKVQVVGDDLTVTNPKFIAKAIETKAADALLLKVNQIGTLTESIQAAKDSYAAKWGVMVSHRSGETEDTFIADLSVGIRSGQIKTGAPARSERLAKLNEILRIEEALGDKAIYAGAKFHSSVAI; encoded by the exons ATGGCTATTTCTAAGGTTCACTCTAGATACGTCTACGACTCTCGTG GTAACCCAACTGTTGAGGTTGAGCTCACCACTGAAAAGGGTACTTTCCGTGCCATTGTCCCCTCTGGTGCTTCCACTGGTGTCTCTGAGGCTCTTGAGCTCCGTGATGGTGACAAGACCCACTGGGGTGGAAAGGGTGTTTTGACTGCTGTTTCCAACGTCAACAACGTCATTGGACCCGCTGTCATCAAGGCCCAATTGGATGTTAAGGACCAATCTGCTTTTGACAAGTTCCTTAACGAGTTGGACGGTACTGACAACAAGTCTAAGCTCGGTGCTAACGCCATCTTGGGTGTCTCTTTAGCTGCCAGTCGTGCTGGTGCCGCTGAGAAGGGCGTTCCTCTTTACCAACACATCGCTGAGATTGCTGGTACCCCTGCTCCTTACGTTTTGCCAGTTCCTTTCCAAAACGTCATCAACGGTGGTTCTCACGCCGGTGGTGCTTTGGCCATCCAAGAGTTCATGATTGCTCCTACTGGATTCACCTCTTTCACCGATGCCCTTAGAGCTGGCTCTGAGGTCTACCAACAGCTCAAGAGcttgaccaagaagaagtatgGTACTTCTGCTGGTAACGTTGGTGATGAGGGTGGTGTTGCTCCTGATATTCAAGACGCTCACGAGGCTCTTGACCTCATTGTCGCTGCTATCGAGGCTGCTGGTTACACTGGTAAGATCAGCATTGCCAttgatgctgcttcttccgaGTTCTACCACGAGGATGCCGAGAAGTACGACTTGGACTTCAAGAACCCCGAGTCTGACAAGTCTAAGTGGCTCACTGGCGAGCAACTTGCCGACTACTACATCCAACTCATTGAGAAGTACCCCATCATCTCTCTTGAAGACCCCTTCGCCGAGGGTGACTGGGCCGCTTGGCAAAAGTTCTACCCCCGTGTTGCCGGCAAGGTCCaagttgttggtgatgacTTGACTGTTACCAACCCCAAGTTCATTGCCAAGGCCATTGAGACCAAGGCTGCTGACGCTCTTCTCCTCAAGGTCAACCAAATCGGTACCTTGACCGAGTCTATCCAAGCTGCCAAGGACTCTTACGCCGCCAAGTGGGGTGTCATGGTTTCCCACAGATCTGGTGAGACCGAGGACACCTTCATTGCCGACTTGTCTGTTGGTATCAGATCCGGACAAATCAAGACCGGTGCTCCCGCCCGTTCCGAGCGTTTGGCCAAGTTGAACGAGATCCTCCGTATCGAGGAGGCTCTTGGCGACAAGGCCATCTACGCCGGTGCCAAGTTCCACTCTTCTGTTGCTATCTAA